Proteins from a single region of Noviherbaspirillum saxi:
- a CDS encoding LysR family transcriptional regulator, with protein sequence METLNSIECFVRAAEAGSFSEAARRLGLTPAAVGKNVAKLEAQAGVRLFHRSTRSLALTEAGQRFLAEVSGGLGTIQAAIANLSNADGEPSGTLRVSMGNAFGMTYIVPLLERFLQRYPHISPDWHFDNRTVDLISENFDAAIGGGFDIPPGVVARELGPAHRVLVASTRYLEQRAAIVMPSELSECDGILVRSPQTGRVRPWTLRNRAGQQVSIDLRQHITMSDPDAVCRIAEMGLGIALTSLPHALPYLEKGTLVRVLPDWYVDAGMLALYFPAQNLMPAKTRAFVDFVVTHFREAKLAQRFSAIEA encoded by the coding sequence ATGGAAACTCTCAACAGTATTGAATGTTTTGTGCGTGCGGCGGAGGCGGGCAGCTTTTCTGAAGCAGCCCGCCGCTTGGGCTTGACCCCCGCCGCCGTTGGCAAGAATGTCGCGAAACTGGAAGCCCAGGCCGGCGTGCGACTGTTTCACCGCAGTACGCGCTCCCTCGCACTGACCGAGGCAGGGCAGCGTTTTTTGGCCGAAGTCAGCGGTGGCCTTGGCACCATTCAAGCCGCTATCGCCAATCTTTCCAACGCCGACGGCGAGCCTTCCGGAACGCTACGTGTGAGTATGGGCAATGCGTTCGGGATGACCTATATCGTGCCTTTGCTGGAGCGCTTCCTTCAACGCTACCCGCACATCTCGCCGGACTGGCATTTCGATAACCGTACGGTGGACCTGATCAGCGAGAATTTCGATGCCGCAATCGGCGGCGGCTTTGATATCCCTCCCGGTGTGGTGGCGCGGGAACTCGGGCCGGCCCATAGGGTATTGGTGGCGTCTACCCGATATCTGGAACAACGCGCGGCTATCGTCATGCCATCGGAGCTGTCGGAGTGCGATGGTATTCTGGTGCGTTCACCGCAGACCGGACGGGTGCGCCCTTGGACACTGCGCAACCGCGCCGGTCAGCAGGTTTCGATCGATCTGCGGCAGCACATTACGATGAGTGACCCGGATGCCGTTTGCCGTATCGCTGAAATGGGTCTGGGCATCGCATTGACGAGCCTGCCGCATGCGCTGCCGTATCTGGAAAAAGGTACCCTGGTACGGGTGCTTCCCGACTGGTATGTCGATGCTGGCATGCTGGCCTTGTATTTTCCCGCACAGAATCTGATGCCGGCGAAGACGCGCGCGTTTGTCGATTTCGTTGTTACGCATTTTCGCGAAGCGAAATTGGCGCAGCGTTTTTCCGCGATCGAAGCATAG
- the hisN gene encoding histidinol-phosphatase, with the protein MRSIAADLQSVVQLAHSFADTAGAMSMQWFRTRLDIDTKADASPVTIVDQEVERLLRASIGEHFPTHGILGEEHGRDRIDAEYVWVVDPIDGTRSFITGSPLWGTLLALLRQGRPQVGMIDMPALEERWVGCAGQPTRFNGVDCHTSGCTRLDQARVYATSPDAFTATEWAAFDAVSRAAQMRRFGGDCHSYGLLASGHVDLVIEAELQPYDYLALVPIVEGAGGVITDWRGKALNIRSDGRVVAAATPELHHQVISQLAEPHRG; encoded by the coding sequence ATGCGGTCCATCGCTGCCGACCTTCAGTCGGTCGTGCAACTGGCGCACTCGTTCGCAGATACTGCAGGCGCTATGTCAATGCAATGGTTCCGCACACGGCTGGATATCGATACGAAGGCAGACGCAAGCCCGGTGACCATCGTGGATCAAGAGGTCGAGCGCCTTTTGAGGGCAAGCATTGGCGAACACTTTCCGACGCATGGCATCCTGGGCGAAGAACATGGGCGCGACCGCATCGATGCCGAATACGTGTGGGTGGTCGATCCGATCGACGGCACACGGAGTTTCATTACCGGCTCGCCGCTTTGGGGCACGCTCCTGGCCTTGCTGCGGCAGGGCCGCCCGCAGGTAGGCATGATCGATATGCCGGCGCTTGAAGAACGTTGGGTTGGCTGTGCCGGGCAACCCACCCGGTTCAATGGCGTCGACTGCCACACGAGCGGGTGCACCAGGCTTGACCAAGCGCGTGTTTACGCCACATCACCTGACGCCTTCACAGCAACGGAATGGGCGGCCTTCGATGCCGTTAGCCGAGCGGCCCAGATGCGCCGCTTCGGTGGCGATTGCCATAGCTACGGTCTGCTTGCCTCGGGGCATGTGGACCTGGTGATCGAAGCAGAGCTGCAGCCCTACGACTATCTTGCCTTGGTCCCGATCGTCGAAGGGGCTGGCGGCGTCATTACTGATTGGAGAGGAAAGGCATTGAACATACGATCAGACGGTCGTGTCGTGGCAGCGGCGACACCAGAATTGCATCATCAGGTAATTTCGCAATTGGCTGAACCTCATAGAGGTTAG
- a CDS encoding ABC transporter ATP-binding protein: MSLHIRQLRKTFGEFVALDDIDLAIGANEFVCLLGPSGCGKTTLLRIIAGLLEADSGSLTLGGRDLVSVPARERGFGIVFQSYSLFPHMSVAENVGYGLRIRNVPAEKRAARVRELLTLVKLPDFAERFPGQLSGGQQQRVALARALAVDPSLILLDEPLSALDARVRSDLRRELRELQRRLGIPTLMVTHDQEEAMALADVIVCMNHGRIEQMGTPEDLYLRPRTRFVADFMGHSNLLPLDWLREAAPHLLRDAPREVGTDFIEACIRPEYVALSADPDADARVIDLNFLGSVRRARVLWRGRELLAELSSATESIAPGDAVRLDIDAEDCAWVQG; the protein is encoded by the coding sequence ATGTCACTGCATATTCGTCAGCTCCGCAAGACCTTTGGCGAGTTCGTCGCGCTGGACGATATTGATCTCGCGATCGGAGCTAACGAATTTGTCTGCCTGCTGGGCCCGAGCGGCTGCGGCAAGACGACTTTGTTACGTATCATCGCGGGGTTGCTGGAGGCCGACAGTGGCAGTTTGACGTTGGGCGGTCGCGACCTTGTCTCGGTACCCGCGCGGGAACGCGGCTTCGGCATCGTGTTTCAGTCGTACTCGCTATTTCCGCACATGTCGGTGGCGGAGAATGTGGGCTACGGTCTGCGTATTCGAAACGTCCCGGCTGAAAAACGGGCGGCCCGGGTAAGGGAACTGCTCACACTCGTCAAGCTTCCGGATTTCGCGGAACGCTTTCCGGGGCAGTTATCGGGCGGACAGCAACAACGTGTAGCGCTTGCGCGCGCGCTGGCAGTCGATCCGTCGCTCATCCTCTTGGATGAGCCCCTGTCAGCACTCGATGCACGAGTGCGTTCGGACTTGCGGCGTGAGCTGCGCGAGCTTCAGCGGCGCCTCGGCATTCCAACCTTGATGGTCACTCATGACCAGGAAGAGGCCATGGCGCTGGCCGACGTCATTGTCTGCATGAACCACGGACGCATCGAGCAGATGGGTACGCCGGAGGACCTCTACTTGAGACCGCGCACCCGTTTCGTCGCGGACTTCATGGGTCATAGCAACCTGTTACCCTTGGACTGGTTGCGTGAAGCGGCGCCGCATTTGCTACGTGACGCACCGCGTGAGGTCGGAACGGATTTCATCGAGGCCTGCATTCGTCCGGAATACGTGGCGCTATCAGCCGACCCCGATGCGGATGCGCGCGTAATCGACCTGAACTTCCTCGGAAGCGTGCGCCGCGCACGCGTGCTATGGCGCGGCCGTGAATTGCTGGCGGAACTCTCGTCCGCAACAGAATCCATCGCGCCGGGCGATGCCGTGCGTCTTGATATCGACGCTGAAGACTGCGCATGGGTGCAGGGATGA
- a CDS encoding ABC transporter permease subunit has translation MGAGMNGAASTNLVAAAPVTVVDRWLFHVFLLVPLAGLLLFFALPMCTIFWRSFILTDGSIGLSNYLDLWRSPGVWRALFNSLWLGFSTMAITLLLGFVLAYGVERTRMPGRRFVMMCLSLPVLAPSLVLGLGLIFLLGRNGLIGQWLGIRIEIYGFWGLLIADVMYALPQAVMILRASLRFGDSRQYEAAEVIGASAWRQFRDITLPGMRYGALSAAFVVFTVTITDFGNAVVIGGNFPVLATEIYNQVFGQMRFGMGAVVGLLLLLPSAFSVWIERVTAQRQTGLGAESAVQPVPKRQLLRDGAFFAVCMTVSCSLLAVIVTVVSGSFMRLWPYKMEFTFKHYAITLAGGHASLWTSLGMSVLTAVLGTLLLVALTISVRRLPEKAARRIAWLSALPVGVPGVVLGLAYVFAFNTATMPWGALYGTLLLVALCNFYHYHTQAYVTMATGVRAVPTALEEACTVLGGGAGRVLRDVFLPVLRPTLWAVGLFLFMRSMVTLSAVIFLITPSLNLAAVTVMRLDEAGFTSQAAAFSTCIMVVVGIASITLNGLSNRKARPTV, from the coding sequence ATGGGTGCAGGGATGAACGGCGCCGCATCCACCAATCTGGTAGCGGCGGCGCCCGTTACCGTCGTCGACCGGTGGCTGTTTCACGTGTTTCTGCTGGTGCCTTTGGCAGGGCTTCTACTGTTTTTTGCGCTGCCGATGTGTACCATTTTCTGGCGCAGCTTCATACTGACTGACGGCAGCATTGGGCTTTCCAACTACCTGGACCTGTGGCGTTCGCCGGGAGTGTGGCGCGCACTTTTCAATAGCCTGTGGCTGGGCTTCTCAACAATGGCGATTACGCTGCTGCTCGGCTTTGTGCTCGCGTATGGCGTGGAGCGCACGCGTATGCCGGGCCGACGCTTCGTCATGATGTGCCTCTCGCTGCCCGTGCTTGCGCCATCACTGGTGTTGGGCTTGGGACTCATCTTTCTCCTTGGCCGCAACGGCCTCATTGGACAGTGGCTTGGCATCCGCATTGAAATTTACGGCTTTTGGGGCCTGCTCATCGCCGATGTCATGTATGCGCTGCCGCAAGCGGTAATGATTTTGCGGGCTTCGTTGCGTTTCGGTGATTCGCGTCAATATGAAGCAGCCGAGGTGATTGGCGCGTCGGCGTGGAGACAGTTCCGCGACATCACCCTGCCGGGCATGCGTTACGGTGCACTGAGTGCTGCTTTTGTCGTCTTCACCGTCACCATTACCGATTTCGGAAATGCGGTTGTCATTGGAGGGAATTTTCCCGTACTCGCCACGGAAATATACAACCAGGTCTTCGGGCAAATGCGGTTCGGCATGGGGGCGGTAGTTGGGCTGTTGTTGTTGCTGCCGTCCGCCTTCTCGGTGTGGATCGAACGGGTGACGGCACAGCGTCAGACCGGACTAGGAGCCGAATCGGCGGTGCAGCCGGTTCCTAAGCGCCAGTTGCTGCGCGACGGCGCCTTCTTTGCAGTATGCATGACTGTTTCGTGCAGCCTGCTGGCGGTGATCGTCACCGTCGTATCGGGCAGCTTCATGCGTCTGTGGCCGTACAAGATGGAGTTCACGTTCAAGCACTACGCCATTACGCTAGCCGGAGGCCACGCGTCTCTATGGACTTCGCTTGGCATGTCGGTCTTGACTGCAGTGCTGGGCACCTTGCTGTTGGTAGCACTGACGATTAGTGTGCGGCGCCTGCCGGAGAAAGCAGCGCGCAGGATTGCGTGGTTGTCGGCATTGCCTGTCGGTGTCCCGGGAGTGGTGCTTGGCCTGGCCTACGTATTTGCGTTCAACACGGCAACGATGCCTTGGGGAGCGCTGTACGGCACGCTCCTACTCGTGGCTCTATGCAACTTCTATCATTATCATACGCAGGCTTACGTGACGATGGCCACCGGCGTGCGCGCCGTGCCGACCGCTCTGGAAGAGGCTTGCACCGTGCTGGGCGGCGGAGCCGGGCGAGTACTGCGCGATGTTTTTCTGCCGGTGTTGCGTCCCACATTATGGGCAGTAGGCTTGTTCCTCTTCATGCGTTCGATGGTCACGCTCTCCGCGGTGATTTTCCTCATCACGCCATCGCTCAACCTGGCGGCCGTCACCGTAATGCGTCTCGACGAAGCGGGTTTTACCTCGCAGGCCGCCGCGTTTTCGACTTGTATCATGGTCGTCGTCGGTATTGCATCCATCACGTTGAACGGACTGTCGAACCGCAAGGCACGACCAACGGTTTGA
- a CDS encoding 3-oxoacyl-ACP reductase family protein: MVSRADLSGKAAFIQGGSRGIGAAIARRLAADGAAVALTYINAADKAQALVSEIEAAGGRALALKADSADAVALKNAIRHAVERLGRLDILVNNAGVLALAPLDEFSLDDFDRTLAVNVRSVFVATQEAARHMNDGGRVINIGSTNAERMPFPGGGPYAMSKSALVGLTRGLARDLGPRGITVNNVQPGPVDTDMNPDSGEFAQTLKEMMPLNRYGHADEIAGFVSYLASAEAGYITGASLSIDGGFSA; this comes from the coding sequence ATGGTCAGCAGAGCAGACTTATCCGGCAAGGCGGCATTCATTCAAGGCGGCTCGCGCGGTATCGGCGCCGCCATCGCCCGGCGTCTGGCAGCCGATGGCGCCGCGGTTGCGCTTACGTACATCAACGCCGCCGACAAAGCGCAGGCGCTCGTCAGCGAGATCGAAGCCGCAGGCGGACGTGCGCTGGCATTGAAGGCCGACAGTGCCGACGCAGTCGCGCTGAAAAACGCCATACGTCACGCAGTCGAAAGACTGGGTCGTCTCGACATTCTGGTCAACAATGCCGGCGTACTGGCTCTGGCGCCTCTTGACGAATTCTCGCTTGATGATTTCGACCGCACGCTGGCAGTCAATGTCCGCAGCGTATTCGTCGCTACCCAGGAAGCGGCGCGTCACATGAACGATGGAGGCCGGGTAATCAACATCGGCAGCACCAATGCCGAACGCATGCCCTTTCCCGGCGGCGGCCCGTATGCGATGAGCAAATCCGCGCTGGTCGGCCTTACCCGCGGTCTCGCGCGCGATCTTGGTCCGCGCGGCATCACCGTCAACAACGTGCAGCCTGGCCCGGTCGACACCGATATGAATCCGGACAGCGGTGAATTCGCGCAAACATTGAAAGAGATGATGCCGTTGAACCGCTACGGGCACGCCGATGAGATCGCCGGCTTCGTCTCTTATCTCGCCAGCGCGGAAGCCGGTTATATCACTGGTGCCAGCCTGTCGATCGATGGCGGATTTTCAGCGTAG
- a CDS encoding ABC transporter substrate-binding protein gives MPSTVRSFVLKPVLVALLAMVGAATHAGNVIAYTALEENEIAEYLAAAKKDMPDIDVKVLRLSTGDLGARVLAEAANPQHDVIWGWAVTNMLDSRITAMMEPYAAKGIDKLPKAYKASDNKWFAATGFMVAFCVNTEVLKAKHLPMPTSWKDLAKPVYKGEVVMPNPVSSGTGYLQIAAMLQSLGNEKGWDLLKAIDANVAQYSKSGSRPCKAARAGEYAIGASLAFAAIQSIEEGFPVKMVIPSDSAGYEIEASALMKTAKNKADAKRFLDWTLSPSAAALYGKYKEIVTAPGAPRSKAAQTAGLPADLSQVLYPMDFTLSAKERDAALAAWQKKIGR, from the coding sequence ATGCCTTCTACTGTCCGTTCTTTCGTTCTCAAGCCAGTCTTGGTCGCATTGCTTGCCATGGTCGGCGCTGCCACGCATGCGGGAAACGTCATTGCCTATACAGCACTCGAAGAAAACGAGATCGCCGAATACTTGGCCGCAGCGAAGAAGGACATGCCCGATATAGATGTAAAGGTGCTGCGCCTCTCGACGGGCGATCTGGGTGCGCGCGTGCTCGCAGAGGCGGCCAATCCGCAACACGACGTGATCTGGGGCTGGGCCGTGACCAATATGCTGGATTCCCGCATCACGGCAATGATGGAACCCTATGCCGCCAAGGGCATCGACAAGCTTCCCAAAGCGTACAAAGCGAGTGACAACAAATGGTTCGCCGCGACTGGTTTTATGGTCGCCTTTTGCGTCAACACCGAAGTGTTGAAAGCCAAGCACCTGCCGATGCCCACTTCGTGGAAGGACCTCGCCAAGCCGGTCTACAAGGGCGAGGTGGTGATGCCAAACCCGGTATCTTCGGGCACCGGCTACCTTCAGATCGCAGCCATGCTGCAGTCGCTTGGCAATGAGAAGGGATGGGACCTCTTGAAGGCGATCGATGCGAACGTTGCGCAATACAGCAAGTCCGGTTCGCGTCCGTGCAAGGCGGCACGCGCAGGCGAATATGCGATTGGCGCGTCACTAGCCTTTGCCGCCATTCAGTCCATTGAGGAAGGCTTTCCGGTGAAGATGGTAATTCCAAGCGACAGTGCCGGGTATGAGATCGAGGCGTCGGCGTTGATGAAAACCGCCAAGAACAAAGCCGATGCAAAGCGTTTCCTCGATTGGACGCTCTCGCCTTCGGCTGCAGCGCTGTACGGAAAATACAAGGAAATCGTCACCGCTCCCGGTGCGCCTCGTTCAAAAGCTGCCCAGACTGCAGGATTGCCGGCGGACCTCTCGCAGGTACTCTATCCGATGGACTTTACGCTTTCTGCCAAAGAGCGTGATGCGGCGCTAGCGGCCTGGCAAAAAAAGATCGGCCGTTAA
- a CDS encoding helix-turn-helix domain-containing protein, translating to MRHSYEFISTAATDAAKRLGERIRTARKARQLTLTQLEHQCRIHRATLGRLEKGDPNVTFAVILSVLEALGELSELELILSRPEVPKHKRETPAIELDTDF from the coding sequence ATGCGACATTCCTACGAATTTATTTCCACTGCCGCAACAGATGCTGCCAAGCGCCTCGGTGAGCGAATCCGCACGGCTCGCAAGGCTCGCCAGCTTACGTTGACGCAGTTGGAACACCAATGCAGGATACACCGCGCCACCTTGGGGCGGCTCGAAAAGGGAGATCCGAACGTGACATTTGCGGTCATCCTGTCGGTCCTCGAGGCGCTTGGCGAGCTATCAGAGCTTGAGCTCATCCTGAGCCGGCCGGAGGTACCGAAGCACAAACGCGAGACGCCGGCCATCGAACTGGATACCGACTTCTAA
- a CDS encoding NAD-dependent succinate-semialdehyde dehydrogenase, with the protein MTYPNTQLFINGQWQDAADGRTLAVHNPATGKEIGHVAHAGRAELDQALEAAQNGFDTWRDMTPAERSKIMRRAAGLMRERAEAIGRVLTQEQGKPLAEAKGEALAAADIIEWFAEEGFRVYGRIVPSRNNLAIRQMVLKDPVGPVAAFTPWNFPINQVVRKVGAALAAGCSMLVKAPEETPAGPAALIQAFADAGIPAGVLGLVYGNPAEISSYLIAHPVIRKITFTGSTPVGKQLAALAGQHMKRVTMELGGHAPVIVADDADIALAVKSAGAAKFRNAGQVCIAPTRFLVHESIRNDFEQALVKHAQGLKIGDGLAEGTQMGPLANPRRLTAMAEFTQDAVERGAKVLAGGERIGADGNFWQPTILADVPLDAKVFNDEPFGPMAAIRSFNTLEEAIAESNRLPYGLAGYAFTRSLKNADLLARKVEVGMLWVNMPALPSAEMPFGGIKDSGYGSEGGPEAVEAYLNVRAVAVMNA; encoded by the coding sequence ATGACTTATCCGAACACTCAGTTATTTATCAATGGCCAGTGGCAAGACGCCGCCGATGGCCGCACGCTTGCAGTTCATAACCCGGCCACCGGCAAGGAAATCGGACACGTCGCGCACGCCGGCCGGGCCGAGCTGGACCAGGCGCTGGAAGCCGCCCAGAACGGTTTCGACACCTGGCGCGACATGACGCCGGCCGAGCGCAGCAAGATCATGCGCCGGGCCGCCGGCCTGATGCGCGAGCGCGCCGAGGCCATCGGCCGCGTCTTGACCCAGGAACAGGGCAAGCCGCTGGCCGAAGCCAAGGGCGAAGCCCTGGCCGCCGCCGACATCATCGAATGGTTCGCCGAAGAAGGCTTTCGCGTGTATGGCCGCATCGTGCCGTCGCGTAACAATCTGGCGATCCGCCAGATGGTATTGAAGGATCCGGTCGGCCCGGTCGCCGCCTTTACCCCCTGGAACTTCCCGATCAACCAGGTGGTGCGCAAAGTCGGCGCGGCGCTGGCCGCCGGCTGCTCGATGCTGGTCAAGGCGCCGGAAGAAACGCCGGCGGGCCCAGCCGCGCTGATCCAAGCCTTCGCCGATGCGGGCATCCCGGCGGGCGTGCTGGGATTGGTCTATGGCAATCCGGCAGAAATTTCCAGCTACCTGATTGCCCATCCCGTGATCCGCAAGATCACGTTCACCGGTTCCACCCCCGTCGGCAAGCAGCTTGCCGCACTGGCCGGCCAGCACATGAAGCGCGTGACGATGGAGCTGGGCGGTCATGCCCCGGTGATCGTTGCCGACGATGCCGACATTGCGCTCGCCGTGAAGTCGGCCGGTGCCGCCAAGTTCCGCAACGCCGGACAGGTTTGCATTGCGCCGACCCGCTTCCTGGTGCATGAAAGCATCCGCAACGACTTCGAACAAGCACTGGTCAAGCATGCGCAAGGGTTGAAGATCGGCGACGGCCTGGCCGAAGGCACCCAGATGGGACCGCTGGCCAATCCGCGCCGCCTGACCGCCATGGCCGAGTTCACCCAGGATGCGGTCGAGCGCGGCGCCAAGGTGCTGGCCGGCGGCGAGCGTATCGGCGCCGACGGCAACTTCTGGCAACCCACCATCCTGGCCGACGTGCCGCTGGACGCCAAGGTCTTCAACGATGAACCGTTCGGCCCGATGGCAGCGATTCGCAGCTTCAACACGCTGGAAGAAGCGATCGCCGAATCCAATCGCCTGCCTTACGGCTTGGCCGGCTATGCCTTCACGCGTTCGCTGAAGAATGCCGATCTGCTGGCGCGTAAAGTCGAGGTCGGCATGCTGTGGGTAAACATGCCCGCACTGCCATCGGCGGAAATGCCCTTCGGCGGCATCAAGGATTCCGGTTACGGCTCCGAGGGCGGACCGGAAGCGGTGGAGGCTTATCTGAATGTGCGCGCTGTGGCGGTGATGAACGCCTGA
- a CDS encoding IS110 family transposase yields the protein MVKRNRPLPLKPSKSRAALTITHPNAAGIDIGSASHYVAVPPDRDDEPVREFPSFTADLHALADWLTACGVDTVALESTGVYWIALFELLESRGFTVLLVNARHVKNVSGRKSDVLDCQWLQQLMTYGLLHGAFRPADAVCVLRSLWRQRGMLLRGQGRQVQHMQKALTQMNIQLTNVISDVAGETGQKILRAIIEGERDPYALAAMKNVRIRASTAEIAKSLQGSWRPEHLFALKQALDMFDFIGMQLAECDREIEQQLQSLQAHDGEPARGKKRSRARNAPKFDLRTQLFKVCGVDLTRIDGIDVTTALAVISETGADMSRFPSVGHFTSWLGLCPGTKITGGKVMSGKTKRVANRAAQALRLAAAALRSSQSALGAYFRRMCARMDKPKAVTAAAHKLARLIYTMLTKGEEYTDQGQEYYEERYRERVLRHMSRRAEKMGMKLIALEQAA from the coding sequence ATGGTAAAACGCAATCGCCCCCTCCCGCTCAAACCGAGCAAGTCCCGAGCCGCACTGACCATTACCCACCCCAATGCCGCCGGCATCGATATCGGCAGCGCGAGCCACTATGTGGCCGTGCCGCCCGATCGGGACGACGAGCCGGTGCGCGAGTTTCCCAGCTTTACTGCCGACCTGCACGCCTTGGCCGATTGGCTCACGGCATGCGGTGTCGATACGGTGGCCCTGGAATCGACCGGCGTGTACTGGATTGCCTTGTTTGAACTGCTGGAGTCGCGCGGTTTCACCGTGCTGCTGGTCAACGCGCGGCATGTCAAGAACGTCTCGGGCCGCAAGTCCGATGTGCTGGATTGCCAGTGGTTGCAGCAGCTCATGACCTACGGCTTGCTCCACGGCGCATTTCGCCCCGCCGACGCGGTGTGCGTGTTGCGTTCGCTGTGGCGCCAGCGCGGTATGCTCTTGCGCGGCCAGGGGCGGCAGGTGCAGCACATGCAAAAGGCCCTCACGCAGATGAACATCCAGTTGACCAACGTCATCTCCGACGTGGCTGGCGAGACCGGCCAGAAGATCCTGCGCGCCATCATTGAGGGCGAACGCGATCCGTACGCGCTGGCGGCGATGAAGAACGTGCGCATTCGCGCCAGCACTGCCGAAATCGCCAAGAGCCTGCAAGGCTCTTGGCGCCCCGAGCATTTGTTTGCGCTTAAGCAGGCGCTGGACATGTTCGATTTCATCGGCATGCAACTGGCCGAGTGCGATCGTGAAATCGAACAGCAACTGCAAAGCCTGCAGGCTCATGACGGCGAGCCCGCCCGTGGCAAGAAGCGCAGCCGTGCCCGCAACGCGCCGAAGTTCGACTTGCGCACACAGTTGTTCAAGGTCTGCGGCGTGGACCTCACGCGCATCGACGGCATCGATGTCACGACCGCCTTGGCGGTGATCTCAGAAACCGGCGCGGACATGTCGCGCTTCCCTTCGGTGGGGCACTTCACGAGTTGGCTGGGCTTGTGCCCCGGTACCAAGATTACGGGCGGCAAGGTCATGAGTGGCAAGACCAAGCGCGTCGCCAATCGCGCCGCGCAAGCGTTGCGATTGGCCGCAGCGGCGCTGCGCAGCAGCCAGTCGGCGCTGGGGGCGTACTTCCGCAGAATGTGCGCGCGCATGGACAAGCCCAAGGCAGTGACTGCGGCGGCGCATAAACTGGCGCGCTTGATCTACACGATGCTGACCAAGGGCGAGGAGTACACCGACCAGGGGCAGGAGTACTACGAAGAACGTTACCGCGAACGGGTGCTGCGGCACATGTCCCGGCGTGCCGAAAAAATGGGCATGAAACTCATCGCATTGGAACAGGCCGCTTGA
- a CDS encoding type II toxin-antitoxin system HipA family toxin, with translation MENCIVFNYTDPAMPVPVARFVLDANGNGLLAYGKSYRAVDNPLPLDPIHLPVSSITHHVPRHPDGSYGVISDAGPDAWDVKLTASICRVTRQRVPETPVDWLLRSWHYGAGCLGFSAGADTPPRLGVAPESVSRLSARVVTAIEKLSTRADNDLDHEAIRLALPGASLGGVRPKTVVMHGGREYIAKFSRQDDRFDVPAVEYATLMLACRAGVHLPEFELMEIGGRSVLLIERFDRKDDGKRVHYISANSLIGIGSLTDNDYKTRYSYGGIAEAMRGINDEVVPDSHELFRRMVVHILVGNVDHHMRNHGLILTENSKYRLSPAFDIIPHLDAVVMPQSIGVGALGRASTMENAMSQRGRFQLTHNEAVEIIKEVRAVAAGWVSIFREAGVSDRDIILLRPCFSVAEEADRPVIAVAPRQDEDDTSENVKMR, from the coding sequence ATGGAAAATTGTATCGTCTTTAACTATACTGACCCGGCCATGCCGGTTCCTGTGGCCCGTTTTGTATTGGACGCCAACGGCAATGGCTTACTTGCGTATGGCAAAAGCTATCGCGCAGTTGACAATCCCTTGCCGCTGGATCCGATTCACCTACCCGTTTCTTCGATCACCCATCATGTGCCACGCCATCCTGACGGCTCCTACGGTGTGATCTCCGATGCCGGACCCGATGCCTGGGACGTAAAGTTGACGGCGAGCATATGCCGCGTGACCAGGCAGCGGGTGCCAGAAACGCCGGTGGACTGGCTGCTGCGCTCCTGGCATTACGGCGCTGGGTGCTTGGGGTTCTCTGCTGGGGCAGATACGCCGCCGCGGCTAGGCGTGGCGCCAGAGTCCGTCAGCCGCCTGTCAGCACGCGTCGTAACGGCCATTGAGAAGCTATCAACGCGGGCCGACAATGACCTGGACCATGAGGCTATCCGCCTCGCTTTGCCGGGTGCCAGCTTGGGCGGTGTGAGGCCAAAGACAGTGGTCATGCATGGCGGCCGCGAATACATAGCCAAGTTTTCCAGGCAGGACGACCGGTTCGACGTACCGGCCGTCGAGTACGCTACTTTGATGCTCGCTTGTCGCGCCGGCGTGCATCTTCCTGAGTTCGAGCTCATGGAGATCGGTGGCAGGTCCGTGCTTCTGATCGAGCGCTTCGACCGCAAGGACGATGGCAAGCGCGTCCACTACATTAGCGCCAACTCGTTGATTGGGATCGGCTCCCTCACTGACAACGACTACAAGACCCGCTATTCCTATGGCGGAATTGCCGAGGCCATGCGTGGCATCAACGATGAGGTGGTGCCCGATAGCCATGAGTTGTTCCGTCGTATGGTGGTCCACATTTTGGTTGGCAATGTGGACCACCACATGCGCAACCATGGACTGATTCTGACTGAAAACAGCAAATACCGGCTCTCGCCGGCGTTCGATATCATTCCGCACCTTGACGCCGTAGTCATGCCCCAGTCAATTGGTGTTGGCGCCCTTGGCCGTGCGAGCACGATGGAAAACGCAATGTCCCAACGCGGCCGTTTCCAGCTCACTCACAATGAAGCCGTGGAAATCATTAAAGAGGTGCGCGCGGTGGCGGCTGGCTGGGTATCGATCTTCCGTGAGGCTGGCGTCTCCGATCGCGACATCATTCTGCTAAGACCCTGCTTCAGCGTAGCTGAAGAGGCGGATCGTCCTGTTATTGCAGTCGCACCACGGCAGGATGAGGATGACACATCCGAAAACGTCAAAATGCGCTAA